GCGGCCATCGCGCTCGAGGCGCAGGGCTGGCCCGACGCGGCGAACCATGCGGGCTTCCCGCCGATCGAGATCGGCCCCGATCACCCCTATCACCAGCACACGCGCTGGCGGTTCCGCCGCCCCTGACACCCGCCGCGCCGCTCGTCCGCCCCTGACACCCGCCGCGCCGCTCGTCCGCCCTGCGGGCGTCCTCGCGCGGCCCGGGGCTCAGCTGCCGCGATAGGTGGAGAACGAGAAGGGCGAGAGCAGCAGCGGCACATGGTAATGCGCCCCCGGATCGCTCATCCCGAAGCGGATCGGGATCTCGTCGAGAAACAGCGGCTCCGCCCCCGCCTGCCCGGTGTCGCGCAGGTAGTCGCCCGCATGAAACAGCAGCTCGAACACGCCGGTGCGGAACTCAGCTTGGGGCAGGATCGGGCCATCGGTGCGCCCGTCGCTATTGGTGTGCTTGGCGGCGACCACCTCGCGCATGGTCCCGTCCAGCCGGTAGAGCACGATATGCATCCCCGCCGCCGGCACGCCCCGCGCGGTGTCGAGCACATGGGTGGTCAGATAACCTGTGTCTTGCGCCATGGCGCTCCCCTTCCTGTGGTCCCGAGGCGGCTCCGCGGCAGACCGCCGCCACAGCGCTCCGGCCCGAGGATCGGGTCACGCGCCGCGCCGGTGCAGCCCCTGCGGATCGCCTGGCAGTAGGCGCAATTCCGACCCCGAAGGGAAGGGAAATCTTGCCCCCCGCACCGCGCCAGGGGCAGGGACAACGGGCCCCGGGCGGGACGCCTCGCGCAGGCGCAGGCGCGCGCTCGGCCACCGGGCCAACGATCTTCGAAGATCGTTGCCGCGCCCGGCCCAGGCCTCTGGTCACGATGCCCGGACCAGCACCGGACCGCGCCGCACGCGCAGCGCCCGGCCCGACGCGCGCCACCTGCCACCGGGCCAACGGTCTTCGAAGACCGTTGCACCGCGCCGCTCAGAACTTCGACATCCGGATGGCCACGTCGAGCATCCGGTTCGCGAAGCCCCATTCGTTGTCGTACCAGCCGAACACCCGCACCATCCCGCCGGCGCTCACCTGGGTCTCCCGCGTCGCCATGATCACGCTCTCGGGCCGCTGGCGCAGGTCCGACGACACCAGCGGCTTGCCCGTCACCCCGATGATCCCGCCCGCGGCCTTCTCCAGCGCCGCGTTCACCGCCGCCACCCCGGGCCGCGCGCGCAGCATCACGCTCAGATCCACCGCCGAGACCGACGCCACCGGCACCCGGACCGCCGCCCCCTGGATCCGCCCCGCCAGCCCCGGCAGCACCAGGTCGGTCAGCGCCTGGGCGCTCGTGGTCGTGGGCACCATGGACAGGGCCGCCGCCCGACTGCGCACCGGGGTGTCCATCGGCATGTCCACCGTGGGCTGGCTGCCGGTATAGCAATGCACCGTGGTCATGTGCCCGGTCTCGATCCCGAACGCGCGGTCCAGCAGGTTCACCAACGGCGCGACCGCATTGGTCGTACAGGACGCGTTCGACACGATCCGGTGCCCGCGCCCCAGCTCCGCGTCATTGGCGCCCAGCACCAGGGTCCAGTCCGCCTGCAGCGACGGCCCCGAGACCAGCACGCGCGCCGCCCCCGCCTCCAGCGCCCGCTCGGCAAAGGCCCGGTCCGAGCCGCGCCCGGTGCACTCCATCACCAGGTCGACCCCCGACAGGTCCCGGTCCCGCAGGTTCGCCACGGTCGAGAACGGGATCCGCCGCCCGTCGACCACCAGCGCCCCGGCCTCCATGCCCACCTCGCCCCGCCAGGGGCCGAACACGCTGTCGTATTCGAAGAGATAGGCGCAGGTCTCCAGCGGCGCGATATCGTTCACGCCCACGATCTGCAGCCCGGGCCAGCCACCGCGGAGCCAGGCCCGCAGGACGGATCGGCCGATCCGACCGAACCCGTTGATGATCACATTGTACTGTCGCATGGGGGGCCTCCTCGCCCCCTGACATGGCCCAAGCGCGCAGCCCGCGCAAGACGCCCTGTCAGCGGACGGATACCCGCCATGCCCCTTCCCCGAGACCGGCAGCGGCACCTGCGCGGACGGGTCGGAAAGATCCGCCATCCGCGCAGGCGCCCCCGCCCCCGGATCGTGCCGCGCCAATCGGACCGGCATATCCCGGCACGACACCGCCCGGCCCACGGCACGGGCGGCGCAGCGCCCTTTGACCGAGATCAGCGACACCGCCCCGCGATGCGCTATGCTGAGGCGCAAGAGAGGAGACCCCCATGTACACACGCATTCTGGTCCCCGTGGACCTCGACAACGCCGACAAGCTGACAAAGGCGCTCGATCTGGCCGGACAGACCGCCAAGGCCCACGGGGCCGAGGTGATCTATGTCGACGTGGTCGACGCCGTGCCCACGACCTCGACCCGCACCGAAGGGCAGAAAGCCGGCGCGCGGCT
The Dinoroseobacter shibae DFL 12 = DSM 16493 genome window above contains:
- the uraH gene encoding hydroxyisourate hydrolase encodes the protein MAQDTGYLTTHVLDTARGVPAAGMHIVLYRLDGTMREVVAAKHTNSDGRTDGPILPQAEFRTGVFELLFHAGDYLRDTGQAGAEPLFLDEIPIRFGMSDPGAHYHVPLLLSPFSFSTYRGS
- a CDS encoding type I glyceraldehyde-3-phosphate dehydrogenase; translated protein: MRQYNVIINGFGRIGRSVLRAWLRGGWPGLQIVGVNDIAPLETCAYLFEYDSVFGPWRGEVGMEAGALVVDGRRIPFSTVANLRDRDLSGVDLVMECTGRGSDRAFAERALEAGAARVLVSGPSLQADWTLVLGANDAELGRGHRIVSNASCTTNAVAPLVNLLDRAFGIETGHMTTVHCYTGSQPTVDMPMDTPVRSRAAALSMVPTTTSAQALTDLVLPGLAGRIQGAAVRVPVASVSAVDLSVMLRARPGVAAVNAALEKAAGGIIGVTGKPLVSSDLRQRPESVIMATRETQVSAGGMVRVFGWYDNEWGFANRMLDVAIRMSKF